In the genome of Bradyrhizobium sp. CIAT3101, one region contains:
- the hspQ gene encoding heat shock protein HspQ produces the protein MIKARTAKFQIGQVVRHRIFSFRGVIFDIDPEFNNTEEWWLSIPEEVRPHKDQPFYHLLAENAESEYVAYVSEQNLLPDESGEPIRHSQVAEIFIKNKDGGYRPRNPSLN, from the coding sequence ATGATTAAAGCGCGGACCGCCAAATTCCAGATCGGACAGGTCGTTCGCCACCGGATCTTCTCGTTCCGGGGGGTGATTTTCGACATCGATCCGGAATTCAACAACACCGAGGAGTGGTGGCTGTCGATCCCTGAAGAGGTGCGGCCTCACAAGGATCAGCCGTTCTATCATCTGCTCGCGGAGAACGCGGAGTCCGAGTACGTTGCCTATGTGTCCGAGCAGAACCTCCTGCCCGACGAATCCGGCGAGCCGATCCGACATTCCCAGGTCGCCGAGATCTTCATCAAGAACAAGGATGGCGGCTACCGCCCGCGCAATCCTTCACTGAACTGA